A section of the Longimicrobiaceae bacterium genome encodes:
- a CDS encoding replication-associated recombination protein A, whose translation MSEDTLPLFGEEPAARPAAPARPKAGEDSDRPRSAAPLAERMRPRTLDEVVGQEHLAGPEGTLRRLLRAGHLPNLILHGPPGSGKTTLARVIAEEVDASFVPFSAVSEGVPRLREIVKEAEQRRRGGRGTLLFVDEIHRLNKGQQDFLLPFIESGLLTLIGATTEHPGFEINPAVLSRSRVLVLEPLRPEDVRAVLHRALADEERGLGELGVRLDAEAEEALVRATGGDARQALTALEIAARLAGPGATLTEERVREGLQQRTDRYDATLSYEMLSAFHKSLRSSSAEGALYWAMRMIRGGEDPKTLFRRMIAMAYEDVGLADPQAGIVTVQAMQAFERLGAPEGYLPLANAILYLATAPKSNRAYLALHAATDAAAQHPDAPVPLHLRNATTGLMKEWGYGKDYRYAHDYEGAVVDLQCLPDVIAGERFYEPSDRGFERKLAERMRQREGGRGDASAEPPA comes from the coding sequence GAGGAGCCAGCGGCGCGTCCCGCCGCGCCCGCGCGGCCGAAGGCGGGTGAAGACTCCGACCGGCCGCGCTCGGCCGCGCCGCTGGCGGAGCGGATGCGTCCCCGCACGCTGGACGAGGTGGTGGGGCAGGAGCACCTCGCCGGGCCGGAGGGGACGCTGCGCCGGCTGCTGCGGGCGGGGCACCTCCCCAACCTCATTCTGCACGGGCCGCCGGGGAGCGGGAAGACCACCCTCGCGCGGGTCATCGCGGAGGAGGTGGACGCCTCGTTCGTCCCTTTCAGCGCCGTGAGCGAGGGCGTCCCCCGCCTGCGGGAGATCGTCAAGGAGGCGGAGCAGCGCCGCCGCGGCGGGCGGGGGACGCTCCTCTTCGTGGACGAGATCCATCGGCTCAACAAGGGGCAGCAGGACTTCCTGCTCCCCTTCATCGAGTCGGGGCTCCTCACGCTGATCGGGGCCACCACGGAGCACCCGGGGTTCGAGATAAACCCGGCGGTGCTCTCGCGCTCGCGGGTGCTGGTGCTGGAGCCGCTCCGGCCGGAGGACGTGCGCGCCGTGCTGCACCGCGCGCTGGCGGACGAGGAGCGCGGGCTGGGCGAGCTGGGCGTCCGGCTGGACGCGGAGGCGGAGGAGGCGCTGGTGCGCGCCACGGGCGGCGACGCGCGGCAGGCGCTCACCGCGCTGGAGATCGCGGCCCGCCTGGCCGGTCCCGGCGCGACGCTCACCGAGGAGCGGGTGCGCGAAGGGCTGCAGCAGCGCACCGACCGGTACGACGCCACCCTGTCGTACGAGATGCTCTCCGCCTTCCACAAGTCGCTCCGCTCCTCCTCCGCCGAGGGGGCCCTCTACTGGGCCATGCGGATGATCCGGGGCGGCGAGGACCCCAAGACGCTCTTCCGCCGGATGATCGCCATGGCGTACGAGGACGTGGGGCTCGCGGACCCGCAGGCCGGGATCGTCACCGTCCAGGCGATGCAGGCGTTCGAGCGGCTGGGCGCGCCGGAGGGGTACCTCCCACTGGCGAACGCCATCCTCTACCTGGCCACGGCGCCCAAGTCCAACCGCGCCTACCTGGCGCTCCACGCCGCCACCGACGCCGCGGCGCAGCACCCCGACGCGCCCGTCCCCCTGCACCTCCGCAACGCCACCACGGGGCTGATGAAGGAGTGGGGGTACGGGAAGGACTACCGGTACGCCCACGACTACGAGGGCGCCGTGGTGGACCTGCAGTGCCTCCCGGACGTGATCGCGGGCGAGCGCTTCTACGAGCCCTCGGACCGCGGCTTCGAGCGCAAGCTCGCGGAGCGGATGCGGCAGCGGGAAGGCGGACGCGGGGACGCTTCCGCGGAGCCGCCGGCTTGA